One window from the genome of Spirosoma rhododendri encodes:
- a CDS encoding DUF4834 domain-containing protein, with translation MLFKYLFIITLIILFVPPVRRFVFYLLVGRQLVNQQKQANNVERRREGEIRVDNKPPKGDAPFKGGDYVDYEEVK, from the coding sequence ATGCTGTTCAAATACCTGTTCATTATCACGCTCATCATTCTGTTTGTTCCACCTGTTCGCCGGTTTGTTTTTTACCTGCTGGTGGGTCGGCAACTGGTTAATCAGCAGAAACAGGCGAACAATGTTGAGCGTCGGCGGGAAGGTGAAATTCGGGTGGACAACAAACCCCCGAAAGGCGATGCCCCGTTCAAGGGTGGCGACTACGTGGATTACGAAGAAGTTAAATAG
- the purN gene encoding phosphoribosylglycinamide formyltransferase has protein sequence MKRIAIFASGSGSNAEKIADYFAGSADVSIELIVSNNPKAGVIDRARRYHIPVVLFDRTTFYQTDHITRLLQQQNIDLIVLAGFMWLMPGGLVQAFPDRIVNIHPALLPKFGGKGMYGHFVHEAVVAAGETESGITIHFVNEHYDEGAPIFQARCPVTPTDTPDDVARKVQVLEHEHYPRVVADVLATLPDRTA, from the coding sequence GTGAAACGTATTGCCATTTTTGCATCGGGTTCGGGGTCAAACGCCGAGAAAATTGCGGATTATTTTGCCGGTTCTGCCGACGTATCCATTGAGTTGATCGTGTCGAACAACCCCAAAGCGGGTGTTATCGACCGGGCGCGCCGGTACCATATTCCGGTGGTCCTCTTCGACCGTACCACCTTTTACCAGACCGACCATATTACCCGCCTGTTGCAGCAACAAAACATCGATCTGATCGTGCTGGCTGGGTTCATGTGGCTGATGCCCGGCGGACTGGTACAGGCCTTCCCCGACCGAATCGTCAATATCCACCCGGCTCTGTTGCCCAAGTTTGGCGGCAAAGGCATGTACGGGCATTTCGTGCATGAAGCCGTGGTAGCCGCCGGAGAAACCGAGTCGGGCATTACGATTCACTTTGTCAATGAGCATTACGACGAAGGCGCACCCATTTTTCAGGCTCGTTGCCCGGTTACGCCCACCGATACCCCCGACGACGTCGCCCGGAAGGTACAGGTACTTGAACATGAGCATTACCCGCGCGTCGTCGCCGACGTGTTGGCCACCCTACCCGATCGAACCGCATGA